One window of the Methanosphaera cuniculi genome contains the following:
- a CDS encoding class I SAM-dependent methyltransferase encodes MKCIKIIKQNANEVRKILANTDQINRGYKLDTDDEFVYIPLNEVYDENIIEDIKTQYPIDVTQHTFNESKYKAQSFMDYLENKIDPKKAQDIRKSFDIIGDIVILEIPPELEDEKYNIADAVLKFTKRRSIYYKKSNIEGIMRTRRLEYLAGVDDLETIHKEHGIRFKLNPTEVYFSPRLATERARIVDEVKAGELIIDFFAGIGSFPISIAHKKDATIYSVDINPEAYHYVCENMKLNKLKGKVIPKLGDINEVIVDLPMADRILMNLPGTAKDFLNLAVDHLKKGGILNYYEFSSDYDTVIKHVKDAAYPRSINVLNMRKVKSQSPGVWHIAADVQIN; translated from the coding sequence ATGAAATGTATAAAAATAATAAAACAAAATGCAAATGAAGTACGAAAAATACTTGCAAACACAGATCAAATAAACCGGGGATATAAACTAGATACAGATGATGAATTTGTATACATACCACTAAATGAAGTTTATGATGAAAATATAATAGAGGATATTAAAACACAATATCCAATTGATGTTACACAACATACATTTAATGAATCTAAATACAAAGCTCAAAGTTTTATGGATTATCTAGAAAATAAAATTGATCCTAAGAAAGCCCAAGATATTAGAAAATCATTTGATATAATAGGTGATATTGTAATTCTTGAGATTCCACCAGAACTTGAAGATGAAAAATATAATATAGCAGATGCAGTTCTAAAATTTACAAAAAGACGAAGTATCTATTATAAGAAAAGTAACATAGAAGGTATAATGCGAACACGTAGACTTGAATATCTAGCTGGTGTTGATGATCTTGAAACAATTCATAAAGAACATGGTATCAGATTTAAACTAAATCCAACAGAAGTATACTTTAGTCCACGTCTTGCAACAGAAAGAGCACGGATTGTTGATGAAGTAAAAGCTGGAGAATTAATAATTGACTTTTTTGCAGGTATAGGTTCATTTCCAATAAGTATTGCACATAAAAAAGATGCAACCATATATAGTGTAGATATAAATCCTGAAGCTTATCATTATGTATGTGAAAATATGAAACTTAACAAATTAAAAGGTAAAGTTATTCCAAAACTTGGTGATATAAATGAGGTAATTGTTGATCTTCCTATGGCTGATCGTATTCTTATGAATCTTCCAGGCACAGCTAAAGATTTTCTAAACCTTGCAGTAGATCATCTTAAAAAAGGTGGAATACTTAACTACTATGAATTTTCATCAGACTATGATACAGTAATAAAACATGTGAAAGATGCAGCATATCCACGAAGTATTAATGTATTAAATATGAGAAAAGTAAAATCTCAAAGTCCTGGTGTATGGCATATTGCAGCTGATGTTCAAATAAATTAA